ACTTGTCAGAGGAGATGGGGAAGCCGGGCCTTGAGAGCTGTGGCTGCTCCAGTAAGCAGGAGGTGGGATGTTGGACTGTAGGGGTGAGACAGGGGCTTGAGGAGAGGGGGAAGGTTAGATGAGACTCTTGGTTGGATCAGACACTGTGTTGTGTCATTGCCAGAAATCCTAAGGACCCTGCTGGGGTCAGAGAATTAGCCTAGAATGGGGTCAGCAAGTGACATTTGTAACAGAACAACACAAACAAACCAGCTCAGAAGACCAAAATCATTATCAGTCAATGACAATGACTTTTGCAAGGTGGACTCTCACAGTGCTCTGGTTACTCCTGTTTTTCACTTGGGGAGAGTAGCCTCGAAGCTGCAAAGTCGTTTCTCCAAAGACACACAGTGATGGCTGGGGTTTCCACCCTGAGTCTGATGCCTCCACAACTTGTAAACATTTCAGGAAATTCTCTCTGGAAGCCAGAGTGGAGTGTGTGCAGAGGAGAGGAGATGAGGAGGATGGGGCAGTGGCCCaggagaggggatggagaggaaGGGAGCAGATGGAGAAGTGCTTAGTAGGAGAGAGGGCGCCCAGCAATGGGAGGGATGGGGAAGGAAGATGGCTGATGCTGGAGTATGGTTTCTGGGTAGGGCAGCTTCGTGGTCAGAAGACTTTCCTTCCGTGTCATAAGTGTGGTCTTTTCATGTGGGATACGTCATCCTCACTCCAGTAAAGTTCCTCACTGTCCGGGTGATTCTGTGTTCTCCAAGCGCCTGACTGACTCCTGCTTTGGTCAGGGGATACTTCAGACAATATCCTAGTGAGACTGCTAGGGGGATGTAATGATGAATGGGCCCATCCAGAAAGAAAGATTTCAGAAACTCTTGTAGCAATGTGGCTCacattattcataaaaatatttgtttcttttatggtAGAATTCAGGTGCAAAGGTTTGAGTCCATGATATTTTCAGTTTGTGGCTTTTGATTAACATTGATTTGCGAAAGATCCTTctcttatttcatttgtttcacttTGTTTCCGTTCTTTGACAGGCATTTTCACACACTTAGTATGCACtttttgatttgtatatgttcttGTAAGAAACACATTGCTTTCTGTCTGCACAAAATTTAATGTGactattttaaaatggtaaattaatGGACTTAATTTTATTAGAGCAGTTTTAACTTTATAGAAATATTGATCAGAAAGTATAGAGAGTTCTCACATACGCTTCACCCCTGCATGTGGGATTGTCTCTCCTATTATTGACATCTTGCATTTCTGTATCACCTGTGTTACACtcgatgaaccaatattgatgcattgttattaactaaattTCATAGTTTGTATTAGGTTATGCTCTTTGCATTGTGtatatggattttgacaaatgacATGGGTTCATTATTACTATATCATTCAGAATagttttatgtacatatattctTAATGTGTCCACAAgagttcattctgtttttttgtttttttcactcaatattattttaaaagttcatttataTTACTATGTGTGCATCTAACTCGTGACAAAAGCTCTATATCCTTTTGCCTCTATATCCGTTGTTTGCCTCTATATACTTTTACCTGCCTTCTCCCCAGTTAGGGACAAGCAGGCTTATCCATCACCCCCACTAAAATAACTGCTGCAGGAAACATTCTTTTACATGTCCCCCTATAAACAGGTTTCAGAAGTCAAGATAGATATACAGTAGCAAATTTGCTGGTACACAGAGCATGAAtcccattaaaaattttaatttccaacaTTCTACATGCCCACTAATAGTATGTAAgtatttccccttccccttcccctccttctccttctccttctgcttcttcttcttcctcttcctcttcctctgatggagtcttactctgtggcccaggctggagtgcagtggcggcatctcagctcactgaaacttccacctccaggggttcaagtgattgttatgccttagcttcccaagtagctgggattacagatgtgtacctccagcctggctgatttctgtctttttggtagagacagggttttgccatgttggcatagctggttttaaactcctggcctcatgtgatcctcctccctcggcctcccaaagtgctggggttataggcgtgagcctccgcgcccagcctatagtgcgtaaatatttctttctcctcATAGCCCAACCAATACtggacattttataattttgggaATTGCATAGGTATACAGTGAAATTCCactctctctttcattttccccttccctccattcttttcctttttgttttctttttcttttttcttttttttcgagcATCCTTTCATCTGCCTGAGTAATTCCTGTGCATTATCTTCTCACATCTTTTGCTCGTTTTTGCATTAAGATACCTACTTCTTCTTGATATAACTGGTTCCTTGTTTGTTCTAGATATAACTCTCTTGTCAGTTTTTAAGAAATTCCCCACACCACTGGATGTGCTCCTGTCGGTTTTAGacaatgcaaataatttttccccATTTCCCATCTGCCTGTTAACTTCATCCTGGAAATCCTTTGTTGAATGGAAATCctcaatgttgatttttttaatgttttaaaaatcatcttaatGATTGTGCTTTGGAAATTTTGTTTAGGAAGTCTTTCCTCAAGCCTAGATCACAAAGTTATTCTCCTATACTTTCTTCTCTTAAATTTACACCTTGatatttggtatttatttcttGAATGCATCTGGATCCTCCTTTGTATGTAGAGTTTGGCAGAAATTCGGATTGACTTGCTTCATAAAATGAGCAGTTTTCTCACTACAATGGGTGAACAACCTACCTTCTCCTCTTGATTTGTGCCAGTACATTTATCGTGTACTATATTAGGTTTTGAATAATGCAGGGTTATTTTCTGAGATTTCCAATCGACTTACCCAGACCTAGGTCTGTTCCAcgtttcataattttaaaaatgactatgaCTCTATTGTGTGTCTCAGCGCGTGGGAGGGAACAGCTCTTCCCTTgattccatatttatttatttatttatttatttattttagacagagtctcactctgtcacccaggcagcacactgcaacctccgcctcccaggttcaagcaattcttgtgcctcagcctcccaagtggctgggattacaagtgggccatcacacctggctaatttttgtatatttagtagagacgggctttcgccatgttgctccggctggtcttgaattcctgacctcaagtgttctgcccagctcggcctcccaaagttctgaaattacaggtgtgagccaccgtgcctggcctgatatttatttttctgaaggaattttcaaatagttttatcAAATTTACAGTTGATTCACTGGAATtgtaaatataatacaatattatattaTTGAGTATTATTAAGTATTGAGGTTATAATTTGAGGATGAATTGACACCATTAGCACATCAGGCCATCCCAGCCAAGACTCTATACTGCTCCCCATGTGTTCAGATCatcttctacatttttattagtatgtatttaaaattttttctttggagCTATGTCATgtttttggttaattcctagatattttatagCAGATTTTTTCAAAGTGTGACATGAGGACCTCTGCAGAGTGGTCCCTGAAatccttatttttcaaatttacatgTGAGAATATATTTTCATCATATGCTTCAATATATTGCCACAGACTGAATGAAGAGGCAGATGAAACCATCAAGCTGTTTCCTGCCAAGCTAGGACATATGAGGTATTGGCTAAAATGTCAAACAAGGCCACTCTTCTCATGAAATGCTTTTTTCCTAATGTGATTATTTGCCTGAAAATGTTTCCCATATTAGCATTCAATAGACTTACTATTgctctttagaaatttttttttgagacgaagtctcactctgttgcccaggctggagtgcggtggcatgatctcggctcactgcaatctccgcctcccgggttcaagtgattctctggctcagcctcccaagtggatgggattacaggcgcgtgcccccatgcccagctaatttttgtattttttgtagagacctggtttcaccatgttggccaggctggtctcaaactcctgacctcaagtgatccacaaacttcggcctcccaaggtgctgggattacaggcgtgagccaccgtgcctgggcatgcttttttaaatatactaataactaaatatttttaataattttcaattttcatttccaATATGGTAAAAATGGATAGTTCtaaaccacataaacaaaagcccTTTAGAGTGCTTAGTAACTTTGAGGTGTAAAGGGATCCTGAGCGatgtttctttatattaataGTTTGTGTTGCTATTGGGActgttctctttctctgtattcaGATTATACTTCTTGAATGCTTGTTACTGGTGTGATACTAGGAGGATCACTGGGGTTTTTGCCAGCTGACCTTGCCTTCTGCATCACTGGGCTCTGTTGCTGTTCTAATACATGATGTCAtcattctttcatcttttctagGTAGATGATCACGTCTCTTCCCTTCCAGTCCTTAGATACCTTAGATAACTTGTTTCTTTCCCTTACCTTATACCATCACTCACGAATTTCAGCTCCATGTTAAAGAACAGCGGAATTAGTGAGTATCCTTGGCTTTTTCTTGACTCTAAAGTGATGCATGGAAAAGTTTCTTCTTCAGTGTTGTATTTGCTAATTTGTGCTATATATTCTATATCTAGTTAAGAAAGTCTCCTTGGATTTTGTGttgtgaagtgtttttttttaaatcataatagGAGTAGGGTTTTAGAGAATGTATTTATGCCTTGATTGAAAtaatcatgatttttctttttaaatcgaTTCCTGTGATAAATTGTATGATAGGTTTTCTGATGTTAACCAATCTTGTCATTTATGGAATAAACCAAtgccacttgatcatggtaaacTATTTTTAATACACCATTAGATTTGAATAGGTTATGTTTTATTCTGGAATTTTAAATCTGCCTGGATAGGTGAAGTAGGCCTATAATTGTCTCTTTTTCTCGGTGAAGATTCTTGCCTGATTTTAGACAAAGATTGCATTAACTTGAGGAGATGTGTTTGTCAGATTTCCtaactcttttctatttttttgaagatCATGTGTAAGATTCTaaccaactgtttttttttttaacagtttaatAGTACTTACCGCACTTTAATAAAACCCACTGGGGCAAAGATTTTAGAGAGACGATCTTTGACTACCGTTTCAATTTCTTTAAAGCTTATTTGAGCATATAGCATCCCCTTTTTTCTTGCACCAGTtttggaattttatatttttctaagtacttgttcatttcatctacaatgtaaatttgttatttcttttactatttttattaatttaaaaatatcaattatcTCTGTAATTATTTCCCATTTGTAATTTTGGGTTCTGTTATTGGTACCTTCTCCTTgtttatcttattaattttttccaataacttgattttgattttattatgcatgatttttttcttgaggcagttTTTTGATAAAGGTATTTTGAGCTGTATATTTCCTTCAAAGTACTATTTTAGGTTAAAATGTTGACATTCaatatttaaattatcatttaattCTAAATATTCCTCCATTTTATGATTTACTGTTGAAACTGtagattatttaattatatagttATCTTCCAAACACATGAGATTTGTAAAGCTATTTCTTCCCTAttgatttttaatgttaattcatTATAATCTATATCATATTATTATGCTTtggaattaaataaatttttatattctaatGAAATGTCCATTTTTGTAAAAGTCGCTGAGTGGTTGAAAgagtgttaattttctttttggtgaagagtctaatatatataatagctAATGTCTGGATATTATTAATTGCTttgtaattaataattaataaattgcATTTCTGAACTCTGTTAAAATTTCTAACTATAATAATCtatctgccaggtgtggtggctcacacctgtaatcccagcactttgggaggctgaggtgggcggatcacctgaggtcagaagtttgagaccagcctggccaacatggtgaaaccctgcctctactaaaaatacaaaaattagccaggcgtggtggcacgcgcctgtaatcccagctattagggaggctgaggcaggagaatcagttgaacctgggaaggggaggttgcagtgagccgagattgaaccattgcactccagcctgggtgacagagcaagactccgtctcaaaaaaaaaataatcaatctGCCGTCGATTTGGCTATTTCTATCTATCTCACTGAAGTTGTATTGATTATTTGTTAATGAATATTCCAGGATATATAGTTACATGGATTTATAGTATTGATGCTGTTTGCTATGTTCTTTTAATGGGTATAAATGTTATTCTCTGTCCcttagtgtgtgtgcatgtgtgtgtgtgtgagatgtaAAAATCTTGGTATGCattgaaaaactaaacatttaCCTTCATAGTCAAAATAACCAGATAAcacttacaaaaataattagctgagcatggtggctcatgtgtataatcccaccactttgggaggctgagacaggaagattgcttgaggccaggaattagagaccagtttgggcaacaaagcaaagccctgtctctacaaaaaaaaaaaaaaaatgtttaattagacaggtgaggtggcacacatctgtagtccagCTATTTAGGAGACTGAGAAGAAgcataacttgagcccaggagttccaggatgcagtgagtcatgatcctACTACTGCACTGTAACCTAgggggcagagtgagaccttgtctctaaaaaattcaCAATTAGATCAATAATAATGCTTTAATATTACTCATACGTAATCATTCATTCATACTGTAATCAAAATGTTCTCTATTGCCTTAAAATACTTACAGCTGGTTATGTAGATCAAGATTCAACTAGTCCCCTATGTTGCATCCAGTTACTATGTCCTGGAATCTCTCTTATCCTTTCAATATACCTCTATCAGTGAAACCAGACCAATTGTTCTGTGGAATTATCCACCTTCTGGATTTTTCTGAAAGCTTTCTCATTATATAATTTAGCTTGTTCCTCCATCTTCTGTACAATGATTATTGTTTTTGACTAGTGGGCATCTTTTCAATCTGGTACCTGCAGGCTTTTAATATTATCCCATTACTTAgtgaaaatttcattttacaCTGGTAGAAGATGTCCAAGGCTTTCTTCCATGTCCAGACCACAGATCAGCCATGTGTTAAGGAACTCTACTTCCCTGTAGAGGTGTATTGTATTAGAGACCTTGCGATCATTGTTTCCTTAAATTCCACTTTTTTATTAAGGTTGCAGCCTCAGCTTTCATTTGGTGCATATTCTTCAGACATATATTTacccatccttttatttttgaattttctattcaGATTTATTAGAATAGTAAATGTGTAATTTGAAATAAGATGGCATAAATGAGTATCAATAAATgagtattaaaataaatgtaaacgggttaaataagcaattaaaagacaaagactctTGGGGAACAAAAATTTAAGGCTCaagatcaaaataaatgttttctagaaCTGGCACATTTTCAGGGGAATCTGACCCTGATCATCCATGCCTGTCTCTAATGGCTCCAAGTATTGAAACTTTTCTTTATGTTAGTCAGTGTTAATGGAAACCCAATTAGTAGCCAACATCTGACTTGGTCATCTAATATATTGATCTCGTTTGATCTTTGTCACATTGCTGAATGTTAAGAACTATTATTATTTactccatttaacagatgaggaaagtgagaccCAGAAAGTTCCACCAGTTGTTGAATAGCATAGAGCTGTTGGGTTTCCATTTGGTCTGTGCTAGAGTCTAAGTTTTAACCACTGTCACTTAATTTTGTTTCTGATCTCACCAGATACAGTATCCATGCCTGGTCAGAACTACAGAACCATATCTGAATTTATCCTCTCTGGCTTCTCAGCCTTCCCCCAGCAGCTCCTGCCTGTCTTGTTCCTGCTGTACCTCCTGATGTTCCTGTTCACATTGCTTGGCAACCTTCTTATCATGGCCACAGTTTGGATTGAACGCAGACTCCACACACCCATGTACCTCTTCTTGTGTGCCCTCTCCATCTCTGAGATTCTGTTCACTGTTGCCATCACCCCTCGCATGCTGGCTGATCTGCTCTTCACCCATCGTTCCATCACCTTTGTGGCTTGTGCCATTCAGATGTTCTTCTCCTTCATGTTTGGCTTCACTCACTCCTTCCTTCTCATGGTCATGGGCTATGATCACTACGTGACCATCTGCCACCCACTGCATTACAACATGCTAATGAGTCCCCGTGGCTGTGCCCATCTTGTGGCCTGGACCTGGGCTGGTGGCTCGGTCATGGGGATGATGGTGACAATGATGGTTTTTCACCTCACTTTCTGTGGGTCTAATGTGATCCACCATTTTCTCTGTCATGTGCTTTCCCTCTTGAAGTTGGCCTGTGGGAGCAAGACATCATCTGTCATCATGGGTGTGATGCTGGTGTGTGTCACAGCCCTGATAGGCTGTTTGTTCCTCATCATCCTCTCCTTTGTCTTCATTGTGGCTGCCATCTTGAGGATTCCTTCTGCTGAGGGCCGGCACAAGACTTTCTCCACTTGTGTATCCCACCTCACTGTGGTGGTCATGCACTATAGTTTTGCCTCCCTTATCTACCTCAAACCCAAGGGCCTCCATTCTATGTACAGTGATGCCTTGATGGCCACCACCTATACTGTCTTCACCCCCTTCCTCAGCCCAATCATTTTCAGTCTAAGGAACAAGGAGCTGAAGAATGccataaataaaaacttttgcaGAAGGTTCTGCCCTCTAAGCTCCTAATGGCCAGTTTGGTGGTGATAAAATATAATAGAAGGGCTGGGGATAATAATGTGTATCTCCATAGGACTGTTGTAAGGGTTCAGGTATGtgaaaatacctgaaaatatgtGTTTTGTACCTACTAGCTATtgttttccccttcctttttgcTTAGGCTCATGTGATCATTTATGAGCCATTGTAACGAACTTTATCCCATTATCTGTGCCTAGAAATGTGTTTTCTATCTGTGGATAGGTGGAGATCATCACGTGGATGTGTCTGGGCATTTATGCACATGGTTCTTCTTAAACAGACAGgcaaaaaagattttattttcccctaGTGTAAGAAAAAGCAAGAATAACATCATAGTCATAAATGCCACCAAGCATTGAAGTTTTTCTATGTATCCTGTACTGTGTCcagtgttttacaaatattatccttttaattagaagaaatgaacaaaggaaaataaactatttgtCTCAGAGAAActggtttctgtttttgttttgatggagtcttgctctgtcaccaggctggagtgcaatggcacaatcttggctcactgcaacctccccatcccgggttcaagtgattctcctgcctcagcctcgcgagtagctgggaccacaggcgcgtgccaccaggcccagctaatttttgtatttttagtagagatgggttttcaccatgttggccaggatggcctggatctcttgacctctttaTCTGctggccttggtctcccagagtgctgggattacaggcatgaaccattgcacccagccactGAAACTGGTTTCTTATTTAAAGTTCCTCACTGTCTTTGGGAGACATATACCctaagtgtgtgtgtggataTTATGTCGAATTGAGTGAAGGATATCAGAATGCAAAagtggagagagagcaagaaggagagagagagagagagatacagagataggagaaagagagagagagaaagagagagagagaaagcaggtgTCAAGTAGTCAAGTAAAAATAGAGTTCTTTACATTTTTTGATCTGTACAAGAAATGTAATAACTAAGAATTTGGGGCAAAatctgggaaagggaaaaagagagaaaaaaaggaggttGGTAAAATAGGGCTTTAATATGTCCTAATAATAGGGCTGTAATATGTCCTAATAAGACAGGCACGTGTCTCATCCAAGCGTTTTTGACACAGTTGCTCTGCAGTCTCAATGGGTCATTCTAGGATATGTACTCCCTTGTCTCCAATGGATGCATCAGTTTTCTGGTTTTCTGGTTCTGGTCATTGGTTTCACCAGCTGAGGaatgaatattattttcacaGTGCGGCTACTCTTCTAATGCTACTCAGAGAGTCCTCACCTGTGCTTCCTGCTGGTGCTGGAATGTGAAGGTCAACATTGAAAGAGATTTCATTCTAGAAAAGCAGAGATCATGGCCTTAAAAGGTCAAAAGGTGATATGGTTGGAAGAGGTTTTATTGTATGTTTATGCTATAAAATTCCAAACAAAGCAAGCTTTTCTTGGCATTATCCTGCATACTCTGGGCAAGACTTGCATATGTGGTTATCATCAGTGAAGCACCATAGCAACCAGTGAGAGAGCCTCTGGGAATATGGTCACAGATGATAAAGCGACATGAGTGATGATGGAAAGGGCATTAAGTAAACACTATGCACGTGCTACAGAGGTGGAACTTTCtatacaaataaatcagaaattttTCCAAGAGCCAAGGTATTGTGAGTATTAACCACTTTGCTACCTCTTTCTTCCGCTTTCTTTTGAATAGTTTTAGTATGGTATATATTTctccattcatttactttttaatttatatatgtctttatatttacagTGATTTTCTTGTTAGAAAACACTTTATccgcagtttgggaggccgaggcagaagatcacgaggtcaggagattgagaccatcctggctaacatggtgaaaccccgtctctactaaaaacacacacaaaaatgagctgggcgtggtggcgggcacctgtagtcccagctactagggaggctgaggcaggagaatggcatgaacccgggaggtggagcttgcagtgagccgagattgcgccactgcactccagcctgggcaacagagcgagactctgtctaaaaaaaaaaaaaaaaagaaaaaaaagaaaacactttatccaggtcttattttttaatcctttctaATGATCTCTGTATTTTAATTCATGCATTAAAAATACTGATGTTCAAAGTAATTTATGATACACTGATATTAATATAAACCAAATTTGTtacggttttttgtttgttgcttttgttctttatttctatttttgtctttcattctttttatgcctTTGGTGCTTTTAAGTAAGCATTTTATATACTTCCATGTTCTCTTATTTCTTGGCATATcaattctactttaaaaatatttttagtagttttcttagagttttgaaatatacatttataactaATCCAAATCCATTTCAAATAACATTATATGATTTCACAGGTAGTGCAAGTATCTTCTAATAATAACACAATTCTGATGTCTTCTTTCTATCCCGTTTATTATTGTTGTCACTATAtcatatattcataaaaatgtatataacatat
The DNA window shown above is from Homo sapiens chromosome 19, GRCh38.p14 Primary Assembly and carries:
- the OR10H3 gene encoding olfactory receptor 10H3, whose amino-acid sequence is MPGQNYRTISEFILSGFSAFPQQLLPVLFLLYLLMFLFTLLGNLLIMATVWIERRLHTPMYLFLCALSISEILFTVAITPRMLADLLFTHRSITFVACAIQMFFSFMFGFTHSFLLMVMGYDHYVTICHPLHYNMLMSPRGCAHLVAWTWAGGSVMGMMVTMMVFHLTFCGSNVIHHFLCHVLSLLKLACGSKTSSVIMGVMLVCVTALIGCLFLIILSFVFIVAAILRIPSAEGRHKTFSTCVSHLTVVVMHYSFASLIYLKPKGLHSMYSDALMATTYTVFTPFLSPIIFSLRNKELKNAINKNFCRRFCPLSS